One window of the Deltaproteobacteria bacterium genome contains the following:
- a CDS encoding ABC transporter substrate-binding protein — protein sequence MKANLSVGKGAVCLLAAVVLAIFILIPVVQVSAAEAYKVGAVFSVTGRASFLGDPEKKTAVMLQEEINKKGGINGHLLELVIYDDEGDSTKCALAVRKLISQDKVCAIIGPSLSGLSLAVLPEAEKHKIPLVSCAASYKIVTKNAETGEQWKWVFKTPQSDSMAAEAIYTHMKKHGISKVAIMSGTTGFGASGRSELLRLAPQYGITILADEKYGPKDTDMTAQLTKIKGKAPQAIVNWSIGPTQVVVVRNRQELGMSNIVLYQSHGFGSRKNIELAAGAAEGVYCPLGACNIAEVLPPAHLQKKVTMEYLKAYKAKYNEALSSFGGHAWDALAMVTKALGAVGSDKAKIRDYLENLKGYVGQHGVFNFSPKDHNGLTKEAFQMVVVKNGDWALTD from the coding sequence ATGAAGGCAAATCTTAGTGTTGGCAAAGGGGCGGTGTGTTTGTTGGCCGCCGTGGTTCTGGCGATTTTCATCCTGATACCCGTGGTGCAGGTGTCTGCTGCTGAGGCTTACAAGGTGGGGGCGGTCTTCTCAGTGACAGGGAGGGCTTCTTTTTTGGGCGACCCTGAAAAAAAGACCGCTGTAATGCTCCAGGAAGAGATCAACAAAAAAGGTGGTATCAACGGTCATCTCCTGGAACTGGTCATCTATGACGACGAAGGCGATTCGACCAAGTGTGCTCTTGCCGTGCGGAAGCTGATCAGCCAGGATAAAGTCTGTGCCATAATTGGTCCCTCCTTAAGCGGACTTTCTTTGGCGGTCCTTCCAGAGGCAGAAAAGCACAAGATACCACTGGTGTCATGCGCAGCCAGTTACAAGATTGTGACCAAGAATGCCGAGACTGGCGAACAGTGGAAGTGGGTCTTTAAGACCCCCCAGTCTGACAGCATGGCGGCGGAGGCCATCTACACGCACATGAAAAAGCATGGCATTTCAAAGGTCGCCATCATGTCTGGCACCACCGGTTTTGGTGCAAGCGGACGGAGTGAATTGTTACGGCTGGCTCCCCAATATGGCATCACTATCCTAGCAGACGAGAAATACGGTCCAAAGGACACGGACATGACAGCTCAGCTCACCAAGATCAAGGGAAAAGCCCCCCAGGCCATTGTGAACTGGTCAATTGGCCCCACACAGGTGGTTGTGGTGAGAAACCGCCAAGAGTTAGGTATGAGCAATATTGTTCTCTATCAAAGTCACGGTTTTGGGAGCCGCAAAAACATTGAACTTGCCGCAGGCGCTGCCGAGGGCGTCTACTGTCCCCTGGGGGCCTGCAATATTGCCGAAGTGCTTCCGCCAGCTCATCTGCAGAAAAAGGTCACCATGGAATACCTTAAGGCCTATAAGGCAAAGTATAACGAAGCCCTGTCATCCTTTGGAGGTCACGCCTGGGATGCCCTTGCTATGGTGACCAAAGCCCTGGGAGCCGTGGGCTCGGACAAGGCCAAGATCAGGGATTATCTGGAGAACCTCAAGGGCTATGTAGGACAACATGGCGTATTTAACTTCTCGCCCAAGGACCATAACGGTCTTACTAAAGAGGCCTTCCAGATGGTTGTGGTAAAGAACGGAGACTGGGCATTGACCGATTAA
- a CDS encoding histone deacetylase: MSSSTGVVRHDIYKQHLAGYPHVESPQRLEVIYDMLDEAEMAGKFVAISPRAATREELAWVHSESHIQRVAATDGKPHSSLDPDTQTTPLSFQAAELAVGGLLCLVDKIFDGTVRNGFALVRPPGHHAERDRAMGFCLFNNVACGALYAMNIHSVKRVLIVDWDLHHGNATQNSFYEEPAVLYFSTHQFPYYPGSGDLAEVGQSKGKGYTVNVPLWPGHGDTDFFQIFKQILTPVASAFQPEFILVSAGFDTYVDDPLGGMKVTPKGYAALTRVIMEIAQTYCSGRLAITLEGGYHLEGLRESVKAVLKELARESILTKDDLESLEQGTIPPIVKDVIEVQRTYWPLSFQL, encoded by the coding sequence ATGTCGTCAAGCACGGGCGTGGTCCGCCATGACATTTACAAACAGCACCTTGCCGGTTATCCCCATGTTGAAAGCCCACAGCGTCTGGAAGTGATTTATGACATGCTGGATGAGGCAGAGATGGCTGGAAAATTCGTTGCAATCTCGCCCCGTGCAGCCACCCGCGAGGAGCTTGCCTGGGTCCACAGCGAGTCTCACATCCAAAGGGTCGCCGCCACAGACGGAAAGCCCCATTCGTCTCTGGACCCTGATACCCAAACAACCCCCCTGTCCTTTCAGGCGGCTGAACTGGCAGTTGGCGGTCTGCTCTGCCTCGTTGACAAGATCTTTGACGGCACTGTAAGAAACGGTTTTGCCCTGGTAAGACCCCCGGGACATCATGCAGAACGTGACCGCGCTATGGGCTTTTGCCTCTTTAACAATGTGGCCTGCGGCGCCCTCTATGCCATGAACATCCATTCGGTTAAGAGAGTACTCATCGTAGACTGGGACTTGCATCATGGTAACGCCACTCAAAACAGCTTTTATGAAGAACCCGCTGTCCTTTACTTTTCCACACACCAGTTCCCTTACTATCCGGGAAGCGGCGATCTCGCGGAAGTGGGACAGAGCAAGGGCAAGGGCTATACCGTCAATGTGCCGTTATGGCCGGGCCACGGAGATACGGATTTTTTCCAAATTTTCAAACAGATCCTCACTCCTGTTGCAAGCGCATTCCAGCCTGAGTTTATCCTGGTGTCTGCTGGGTTTGACACCTATGTGGATGATCCCCTGGGGGGGATGAAGGTCACACCAAAGGGTTATGCTGCCCTTACTCGTGTTATCATGGAGATTGCCCAAACATATTGCTCTGGCCGGCTGGCCATTACTCTCGAGGGAGGCTATCACCTGGAAGGACTTCGAGAATCAGTCAAGGCGGTACTTAAGGAACTTGCCCGGGAAAGCATACTGACCAAGGACGACTTGGAGTCCCTTGAACAAGGGACAATACCCCCCATTGTAAAAGACGTGATAGAGGTGCAGAGGACGTATTGGCCTTTGAGCTTTCAGCTTTGA
- a CDS encoding type IV pilus twitching motility protein PilT, which produces MAKIDVLLNMTIQHGASDLHVSAGDPPMLRIDGRLQRVKYHDLTPEETEVILLEMLDEEQAGLLKARMDIDFAYEMEGMARFRANVFMERKGYAGAFRLIPTEIKTLRELMLPESIHSLARVKNGLVLVTGPTGSGKSTTLAAMIDLINKEHNHHIITLEDPVEFIYPRGKCLIHQRQVGFHVESFSGGLRAALREDPDVILVGEMRDLETIHLALTGAETGLLVLGTLHTSSAAKTVDRIIDVFPTTQQPQIRTMLSESMRGVVAQQLLRRSGGEGRVAGVEVMICNQAIKNLIREGKTYQIFSVLQTGKAAGMQTLEDHIKKFVEEGVVSQEEANLYIQKTEGAS; this is translated from the coding sequence TTGGCGAAAATTGATGTCCTGCTCAACATGACGATCCAGCATGGGGCCTCAGATCTTCATGTTTCTGCTGGTGATCCGCCCATGCTCCGTATTGACGGGCGGCTGCAGCGTGTCAAGTATCATGACCTTACTCCTGAGGAGACAGAAGTAATTCTTCTGGAGATGCTCGACGAGGAACAGGCGGGTCTTCTCAAGGCCAGAATGGATATCGATTTTGCATATGAAATGGAGGGGATGGCACGTTTCCGGGCAAACGTTTTCATGGAGAGAAAAGGCTATGCCGGCGCATTCCGACTAATTCCCACAGAGATAAAGACCTTAAGAGAGCTCATGCTCCCGGAATCTATCCACTCCCTCGCTCGCGTCAAGAACGGGCTCGTGCTGGTAACCGGGCCAACAGGATCCGGCAAATCCACGACACTTGCCGCCATGATCGATTTGATCAATAAGGAACATAATCATCACATTATTACCCTGGAAGATCCCGTCGAGTTCATCTATCCCAGGGGGAAGTGCCTGATCCACCAGAGGCAAGTAGGTTTCCATGTGGAGAGTTTTTCTGGCGGCTTGAGGGCCGCGTTGCGCGAAGATCCTGATGTCATCCTTGTAGGGGAGATGAGGGATCTGGAGACCATACATCTCGCCCTTACCGGAGCAGAAACCGGGCTTTTAGTCCTCGGCACCCTCCACACATCCAGTGCTGCCAAGACCGTTGATCGCATCATTGACGTGTTTCCAACAACTCAGCAACCGCAGATCAGGACCATGCTCAGCGAGTCCATGCGAGGCGTGGTTGCTCAACAGTTGTTGAGGAGATCCGGCGGAGAGGGCAGGGTTGCTGGGGTGGAAGTGATGATATGCAACCAGGCTATCAAGAACCTTATCAGGGAGGGCAAGACGTACCAGATCTTTTCAGTGCTACAAACGGGCAAAGCGGCTGGTATGCAAACCCTGGAAGACCACATCAAGAAATTTGTAGAAGAAGGCGTGGTTAGCCAAGAGGAAGCAAATCTTTATATCCAGAAAACAGAGGGAGCCTCCTAG
- a CDS encoding branched-chain amino acid ABC transporter permease, which produces MAKNRSAVHLTIFGVCLFLFPLLARWISFLVHYVDVMVFVGIYSLVTVGLCLLMGYAGQISLGHASFFGLGAYVSGIITARYGVNPWFCILLGMVVSGGVAFIIGAPSLRLRGHYLAMATLAFCIIITVIFNESIAFTGGPDGLAFIPGISIMGYALDSVVKYYFFVWSVVLMVLLLCLNIIQSRVGRALRSIHGSELAASAVGVNVAKYKIYVFVLSAVVASVAGSLYAHYLNFINPASFDLFVSIKLLIMIILGGIYSLWGAILGAVLITFLSYEWLHYFEEAEVMVYGAIVLIIVIFLPGGVVSIPEKVRSLCRSSKLKVEG; this is translated from the coding sequence TTGGCAAAAAACAGGAGCGCTGTGCATCTGACAATCTTTGGGGTGTGTCTGTTTCTATTTCCTTTGCTTGCCCGATGGATCAGTTTTTTAGTGCATTACGTGGATGTCATGGTCTTTGTAGGGATTTATAGTCTTGTAACAGTTGGGCTCTGTCTTCTCATGGGTTATGCAGGCCAGATATCCCTTGGCCACGCCTCGTTTTTCGGGTTGGGGGCCTATGTTTCAGGTATCATAACGGCAAGGTATGGCGTGAATCCATGGTTTTGCATCCTCCTTGGCATGGTGGTCTCCGGGGGTGTTGCTTTCATAATTGGCGCCCCATCTTTGAGGCTGAGAGGGCACTACCTTGCCATGGCTACCCTGGCTTTTTGCATAATTATCACGGTCATCTTCAATGAGTCCATAGCGTTTACAGGAGGTCCTGACGGGCTGGCTTTCATTCCGGGCATTAGCATTATGGGGTATGCTCTCGATTCGGTCGTGAAATACTACTTCTTTGTCTGGAGCGTGGTGCTCATGGTGCTGTTGCTTTGTCTTAACATTATCCAATCAAGGGTGGGCAGGGCCCTGCGGTCAATACACGGCAGCGAGTTGGCAGCCAGCGCCGTTGGGGTGAACGTTGCAAAATACAAGATCTATGTTTTTGTGCTGTCTGCCGTGGTGGCCTCGGTTGCAGGCAGCCTGTATGCCCATTATTTAAACTTTATCAACCCTGCGAGCTTTGATCTCTTTGTCTCCATCAAACTTCTTATTATGATCATCCTGGGGGGCATCTACAGTCTTTGGGGGGCCATCCTGGGCGCCGTGCTGATCACTTTTCTCAGTTATGAATGGCTTCACTATTTTGAAGAAGCCGAGGTCATGGTGTACGGTGCCATTGTATTGATCATTGTGATCTTTCTCCCGGGCGGGGTGGTAAGCATACCCGAAAAGGTCAGAAGCCTGTGCAGGAGCTCAAAGCTCAAAGTTGAAGGGTGA
- a CDS encoding phenylacetate--CoA ligase, with amino-acid sequence MAREQYSLEEVSDMIYDEEFETLPREALEAIQLKRLRDLAERVYAIVPFYKKAFDEQGVKPDDIKSLEDLPKLPFTMKQDLRDNYPFGMFATPMENVVRIHASSGTTGKPTVVGYTRRDIRTWSELMARTLAAAGAHKGDIVHNAYGYGLFTGGLGFHYGAERLGASVIPVSGGNTKRQILLMRDFGATVITCTPSYALRLADVAAEEGVDFKALKFRVGVLGAEPWTENIRNEIESRLGLDAVDIYGLSEVMGPGVAVECVEAKHGLHIFEDHFIAEIINPETGEPLPYGEPGELVFTTLTKEAFPLIRYRTRDLSVLHREPCRCGRNLVRMGRITGRSDDMLIIRGVNVFPSQIESVLMARKEVAPHYLLIVDRKERMDTLEVNVEINEEIFSDAVKDLQNIEGDIEKDIKDLLGVSCRVRLVEPKTIQRSEGKAQRVIDKRKT; translated from the coding sequence ATGGCGCGGGAACAATACTCTTTAGAGGAGGTATCAGATATGATTTACGATGAGGAGTTTGAGACCCTGCCGAGGGAGGCCCTTGAAGCCATTCAGTTAAAAAGGCTCCGGGACCTGGCAGAAAGGGTGTACGCCATTGTTCCTTTTTACAAAAAGGCGTTTGATGAACAGGGGGTGAAACCAGACGACATTAAGTCCCTCGAGGACTTGCCCAAGCTCCCCTTTACCATGAAACAGGATTTGCGCGACAATTATCCATTTGGCATGTTTGCCACGCCAATGGAAAACGTGGTACGGATCCACGCTTCCTCCGGCACGACAGGCAAGCCAACCGTGGTGGGCTACACGCGCCGGGACATTCGTACATGGTCAGAGCTCATGGCTCGCACGCTGGCAGCCGCAGGCGCACACAAAGGCGATATTGTCCATAATGCTTACGGGTACGGGCTCTTTACCGGTGGCCTTGGTTTCCATTACGGCGCTGAAAGACTGGGGGCTTCGGTGATTCCCGTGTCTGGGGGCAACACCAAGCGACAGATTTTGCTCATGAGAGATTTTGGCGCCACGGTCATCACCTGCACACCTTCCTACGCCCTTCGCCTGGCCGATGTGGCGGCTGAGGAAGGGGTTGATTTTAAGGCGCTAAAGTTCAGAGTCGGGGTTCTTGGCGCTGAGCCCTGGACTGAGAATATCCGAAATGAAATTGAAAGCCGGCTTGGTCTTGATGCTGTGGATATCTATGGCCTGAGCGAGGTCATGGGGCCCGGTGTGGCAGTGGAGTGTGTGGAGGCCAAGCACGGGCTGCACATTTTTGAGGATCATTTCATTGCCGAGATTATCAATCCGGAAACCGGCGAACCCCTCCCGTACGGGGAGCCCGGAGAGTTGGTCTTTACCACGCTTACCAAAGAAGCTTTTCCGCTCATTCGCTACCGGACCAGAGACCTCTCTGTGTTGCATCGCGAACCCTGCAGATGTGGCAGAAACCTCGTCCGCATGGGACGGATCACGGGGCGTTCTGATGACATGCTCATCATTCGAGGTGTGAATGTTTTTCCGTCCCAGATAGAGAGTGTCCTTATGGCCAGAAAGGAAGTGGCGCCCCACTATCTGTTGATCGTTGATCGCAAAGAGCGCATGGATACACTGGAAGTAAATGTTGAAATCAACGAAGAGATCTTTTCCGATGCCGTGAAGGATCTTCAGAATATAGAAGGGGATATTGAAAAGGACATTAAGGATCTGCTGGGGGTGTCATGCAGGGTTCGCCTGGTAGAACCCAAGACCATCCAGCGCAGCGAAGGAAAGGCCCAGCGAGTAATAGACAAACGCAAGACTTAG
- a CDS encoding branched-chain amino acid ABC transporter permease — protein MSFASQLLQYAITGVTIGSIYAMVAIGFNIIYNVTEAINFAQGEFVMLGGLVMVFLRVAVNIPVIFSLPLTIMLVTMVGILLDRLAIKPLSKPSVLAMVIATIGASFFIRGAAMMLWGKNPFDLPPFSGRNPISFLGAVVQPQGLWVVGFLLVVVVVLTLFFDRTILGKALRASAVNPSASSLVGINVKHMVLVSFALSAAIGALGGIVITPISLMEYDRGAMLAVKGFSACVLGGIGSFPGAVTGGLLIGLIESLGAGLVSSGYKDVFALLLLLLVLFVRPSGLLGNAEVSKIRKF, from the coding sequence ATTTCTTTTGCAAGCCAGCTTCTTCAGTACGCCATAACCGGTGTCACCATCGGGAGTATCTATGCCATGGTGGCTATCGGGTTTAACATTATTTATAATGTTACCGAGGCCATCAATTTTGCCCAGGGTGAGTTCGTCATGCTGGGGGGGCTGGTCATGGTATTTTTGCGGGTTGCCGTGAATATCCCGGTGATATTTTCCCTACCCCTTACGATCATGCTGGTTACAATGGTGGGCATTCTTCTGGATCGACTAGCCATCAAGCCCCTTTCCAAACCATCGGTTCTTGCCATGGTCATTGCTACGATTGGGGCGTCTTTTTTTATCAGAGGAGCCGCCATGATGCTTTGGGGGAAGAACCCTTTTGACTTGCCCCCTTTTTCGGGCCGAAACCCTATCTCTTTTCTGGGGGCCGTCGTGCAACCTCAGGGCTTGTGGGTCGTTGGTTTCCTGTTAGTGGTCGTGGTCGTGCTAACTCTCTTTTTCGACCGCACCATTCTTGGAAAAGCCCTCAGGGCCTCTGCCGTGAATCCGAGCGCATCCAGTCTCGTTGGCATAAATGTCAAACATATGGTCCTTGTCTCCTTTGCCTTGAGTGCAGCAATTGGTGCCCTGGGCGGGATCGTGATAACGCCGATATCTCTTATGGAATACGATAGAGGCGCCATGCTTGCGGTGAAAGGATTTTCGGCTTGTGTTCTTGGCGGTATTGGGAGTTTTCCGGGAGCTGTGACCGGCGGTCTCCTTATCGGCTTGATTGAGTCCCTTGGGGCCGGGCTTGTCTCTTCCGGATACAAGGATGTTTTTGCTCTTTTACTTCTGCTTCTTGTTCTGTTTGTGAGACCGAGCGGTTTGTTGGGAAATGCGGAGGTGAGCAAAATAAGGAAGTTTTGA
- a CDS encoding response regulator, translated as MADTSKLRSHLLSSGRLTEDQFLQAEDYALTRKISVEEALLFLDFVDHTWLGERLGKIYKKPYRPLMTEPPQDSAKEIVPLKFAERWKVFPVSHNPEENLLTIAMGDPEDGEIVGQLRSILPAPIRLEFTVASTAEIEEAIEVHYKGKAYAPTPELQVPQDFTILADQQKSKEKISLEERAPSQSKVLLLEPDRARASALRTILRGEGYPHVKWVMSPQETVKALKGEASDLLLVNGRFFQPRGSWHRDICQEIKLPHVSYYDLAPVLLGQEYSYRQMSEAFIGLTAFLVRKDLKDDQGQLQEILMRVRYCKLLALRLELRPGQVDGAVLAAWLSAGAIGTELLSRVVTPYRLEEIVEPERRGENVERVEAAILDLVKEYQDLKGADPDVAKDMSRVRRMLSPKSSSPEAEAILEAFLHLIQDEEFLREVDQPVGRIIVVDPALGQGSSMVLRLSNDGYEVEAVPDPRKAVEIMSKSKFDLVISEVNMPGADGLRFCRALRKNAMTAHIPFFFVTAEEGERLPAECLEAGADDFLKKPVDLELLSLKIQRLLAMRSPKESKRGVSGSLKEMSSTDFIQSLSAGEKDVEISLEHMGEKGKICMQRGQIIDANTGGLTGEEAFYRLMTWEEGEFQIIPCSNFPARTIHAPTMSLLIEGARLIDEARDE; from the coding sequence ATGGCTGACACCTCGAAGCTCAGAAGTCATCTCCTGAGTAGCGGTCGATTGACCGAGGATCAGTTCTTGCAGGCGGAAGACTACGCCTTGACGCGGAAGATATCCGTGGAGGAGGCGCTCCTTTTTCTCGATTTCGTTGACCATACTTGGCTGGGAGAGCGCCTTGGCAAGATTTACAAAAAGCCTTACCGTCCCCTCATGACAGAACCGCCTCAGGATTCTGCCAAAGAAATAGTCCCTCTCAAGTTTGCCGAGCGCTGGAAGGTCTTCCCTGTATCCCATAACCCTGAAGAGAACCTCCTCACCATCGCCATGGGTGATCCGGAGGATGGTGAGATAGTTGGGCAGCTTCGAAGCATCTTGCCGGCCCCCATCCGGCTCGAATTTACGGTGGCTTCGACAGCCGAGATTGAGGAGGCCATAGAAGTTCACTACAAGGGCAAGGCCTACGCGCCGACTCCCGAGCTGCAGGTTCCGCAGGACTTTACCATTCTTGCCGACCAGCAGAAAAGCAAAGAAAAGATCTCTCTGGAAGAAAGGGCCCCTAGCCAAAGCAAAGTCCTCCTCCTTGAACCTGATCGTGCTCGAGCCAGCGCCCTGAGAACCATCCTGCGTGGCGAAGGTTACCCTCACGTAAAATGGGTAATGTCTCCACAAGAGACGGTCAAGGCCCTTAAGGGGGAAGCCTCTGACCTGCTCTTGGTCAATGGTCGTTTTTTCCAGCCCCGGGGTTCTTGGCACAGGGATATCTGTCAAGAAATCAAACTTCCGCACGTCTCGTATTACGACCTTGCTCCGGTCCTGCTGGGCCAGGAGTATTCTTACCGCCAGATGAGCGAGGCCTTTATCGGCTTGACGGCTTTTCTTGTCAGAAAGGACCTAAAGGATGATCAGGGCCAGCTTCAGGAAATACTCATGCGGGTAAGATACTGCAAGCTCCTGGCCTTAAGACTGGAGTTGCGCCCTGGCCAGGTGGATGGCGCCGTGCTGGCAGCATGGCTTTCCGCAGGGGCAATCGGGACGGAACTGTTGAGTCGCGTCGTTACGCCCTATCGTCTGGAAGAAATCGTTGAGCCGGAACGGCGCGGGGAGAATGTCGAGAGGGTGGAAGCGGCTATCCTCGACTTGGTGAAGGAGTATCAGGACCTAAAGGGGGCTGACCCTGATGTGGCCAAAGACATGAGCAGGGTCCGAAGAATGCTGAGCCCAAAATCGTCTTCTCCCGAAGCCGAAGCCATACTGGAAGCCTTTCTCCATCTTATTCAGGACGAGGAATTCCTGAGAGAAGTTGATCAGCCTGTTGGCCGTATTATTGTCGTGGATCCAGCGCTGGGACAAGGATCCAGCATGGTTCTTCGTTTGAGTAATGACGGCTACGAGGTTGAGGCGGTGCCGGACCCCCGCAAGGCCGTGGAAATCATGTCGAAATCCAAATTTGATTTGGTTATTTCCGAGGTGAACATGCCGGGCGCTGACGGGCTGAGATTCTGCCGGGCTTTGCGAAAAAACGCCATGACTGCGCATATCCCGTTTTTCTTCGTGACTGCCGAAGAAGGCGAGAGGCTTCCAGCGGAGTGTCTGGAAGCCGGCGCTGATGATTTCCTCAAGAAGCCGGTCGATTTGGAACTGCTTTCTCTTAAGATTCAACGTTTGCTCGCCATGAGGAGCCCCAAGGAATCAAAGAGAGGCGTGAGCGGGTCCCTAAAAGAGATGAGTTCCACGGACTTTATTCAGAGCCTTTCAGCAGGAGAAAAGGATGTTGAAATCAGCCTCGAACATATGGGCGAAAAGGGCAAAATTTGCATGCAACGGGGCCAGATTATTGATGCTAACACGGGAGGCTTGACAGGAGAGGAGGCCTTTTACAGGCTCATGACATGGGAAGAAGGAGAGTTCCAGATAATTCCCTGTTCCAATTTTCCGGCTCGCACCATCCATGCCCCTACCATGTCCCTCTTGATAGAGGGCGCACGTCTTATTGATGAGGCAAGGGATGAATGA
- a CDS encoding ACT domain-containing protein: MRVEQISIFLENKAGRLAEVTRVLSGAGVNIRALSLADTSDFGILRLIVNDNDKAKTVLKEHGFTVGKTDVVAVEVEDRPGGLSSILNILSKQNINVEYMYAFVQHSGKNAVIIFRFDDIDTAVKLLQENNVKVLEGKTVYTL; the protein is encoded by the coding sequence ATGCGAGTCGAACAGATATCCATATTTCTGGAAAACAAGGCGGGCAGGCTCGCCGAAGTCACCCGGGTGCTGTCAGGGGCAGGAGTGAATATCCGGGCCCTCTCCTTGGCCGACACATCTGATTTCGGCATTTTGCGTCTAATCGTCAACGACAATGACAAGGCCAAGACAGTTTTGAAAGAGCACGGTTTCACCGTGGGAAAGACTGATGTTGTAGCAGTGGAGGTGGAAGACCGGCCAGGAGGGTTGAGCAGTATTCTGAATATCTTGAGCAAGCAGAATATCAATGTGGAATATATGTACGCTTTTGTTCAGCACAGCGGAAAGAACGCAGTCATCATCTTCCGTTTTGATGATATTGATACCGCAGTCAAACTCCTTCAAGAAAACAATGTAAAAGTCCTTGAAGGCAAAACCGTATACACGCTGTAG